aaaattcatagacATTAACTAAACTTTTTTCATAGACAATAAAGTCAATAACTtgactttgaagtttgaacccTAGAAAGCATTTGATAGCAAAAATGCGTATGTCCTTACTCCACAAGCTATTATTGTATATAATGTCAAAATAACAATTTCAAACTTACAATTGTTTCTATCAAAGGCAAATATCTTACATGCTATCAGGTGCACCACAAACAATTCAGTAAAGTGAAACTGGGAAGGGGAAAAATATGAGAAAACTGAAAACCCTCGCCCAACTAATGTATAAAATCTCGTTTAAAGGACAATCACTTTGTGCAGAAAGAATCTCAAAAATGCCCACCAACCCAGAAATCCCTGCTCAAACACTCAGCTGCTCACTCATAATTCCGCCAGCCCTTGCATCATGATTTTGTCTATCCACCTCACCCTCGCTAGCTTGAGAGGAACATGGGTTAGGCTGTATAGATAATCAGGTTTACAAATGTGTAATAATTAATGAACACCTCTACATTGTCATAAAAGAGCAGCCAGCATTGCCCCAGGATCCGTCAATGCTGTGGGAGCACTGCCTGGTTGGGCCACTGGTGGAGATGTTGGAGCTGGTTGTGTTGGTACATGGGTTGCTGCGGTGGGAATGCTGACTAATTGGTCCTTGATGAACTCCTTCAGCCTGCAAACCAATACAAGAATGATCAGCAAAAGCTGTAGAATCTGTTGATGGCATCCTTTAAATAGAAAACTAATCAGTCACATACTCAAATGTTAGTGTTGGGTCCCCTGAAGCAACCGTCATTCGCAGCTGGGTTCGGTCTGCTGGGTCTGTTTCAATTCTTGCCTGCACATCatcattcacaaaaaaaaaaaaaaaacaagtttaaaaATGTTATCAACTACAAAAAGCTTCAACTAATGTTATcatcaatttaataaataataacaggCAGAAAACCTAATACAACAAGAGTTTAAAAATGACAAACAAGTAATACAGCGGCAACGCCAAACTGCTAATGCTTCCGTAGGAGGTAAACAAAAAACCCTATACCATCCATGTCCTTTCAAGGAGGTTCTTTATGAAAAACCAATGCAGACAGCAACAATTTGATTAATATGATCTTGAAGCAGGTGAAAAATGCTGCCTCCATTTCGCCTCCCTTTTATCTTATAGATCATTTAACAAGTCTCAACCATACTATTTGTAGGGACTAGGATGCAAGATATGTAGTTCAACACATGTACTTACTAAACAAAGCATTGCCCTTgtactttctgaataaaatgttgTACTTGCAACAAGATTGTTTGGATTGGGATCCTAAAGCAGAAAGACAGCagaaacaatatataaattagtggttaaagaatgTCAgggaaaataatcaaaaaaagaaaaagggactTCAATATCATACAAGCCCTGGGCAAACTGTCAAATGGAAACTGTTGAATAAGTTTGCCATTTCGAGCAGTGGAAGTGGTCTAACACCTCTAACCTGCAAAACCAACAGGAAAGATGAATCTATGATTGCATGATCAGAAATAACAAGCCATCAAAGAAATAACATATTTGCCACAAAATAAACCCAAAGTTCACCATGTACATAATGCAGAATACGTACCACTTCTTGAAGTTTCAAAGGTGGTCCAGGAAGTGATCTCCATTGAGGGAAAAACTCTTCAGCAGATATAGTTATAGGCTGAAGAAATTTATTTAGGACAGCAGGTAGGCGAAGCTTGACATTGACCTGTGAAGCAACATAGATAaatataagttaattaaaatagtatttGGTTGGAGGGAAAtgggggggggagggggttaAAGTCCCTTCTCACTCAATTTAGAAGGACTAATTGGGTAACAAAATGTTTAGAGGACTAAATTGGTGGCAAAAGAATCTTTGAAGGACTAATTTAATAACTGAAATTTTAGGACTAATGTACTGATGCATTTTGAAAGGACTAATATGGTGATGCATTTTTAAAGGACTAATACGGTGATGCATGTAACTTGGAGCCAAATTTGGTACTAatagataaaatgatttttttttctaacatttaaGATTTGAGCTTCTCAACTCGATCAGGATTTTTGAAATTagacaaataaaacataagtttaaATTTACGTACCATATTGTTACCAAACTTGTAGGAGAAGTCAAGAACGGCAACATCCCTGCTTGGGTGGAGATTAATGACCTCAAGTGGGCATTGCACCTATGCAATCAAAAGAGGGAAAATGTAAGCTTGTTAACaattaacaatatttaaaaGCAACAAACAGTAACAAATGAATTCTCACTTGTGCCCGGGGAGGTATAGTTTCTGGTACTAGAGACAGCTCCATCTTCAAATGCGTGGGATGCAATATTAAAGCTTGAACAGAGACAAGAGGAGAAGTATTCTTGTTTCCCAAGAAAAGAACAAGATGCCCTTGATGAGCTCTCCATTCTGCTTTAATGCCAATCTgtgcaaaatatatatatatatataaaatctagGAACACAAGTTTAAACAGCAAATATACATgaccaaaattaaaacaaaaaatagagaatattagaaaaaaatgaagaaataccTGAATATAAGGATCCTCATATAGAACACCACTATCCTTCATGCACAAAGCATGAAATCTTTCAGCAATATTTCCAATTGGCTGCACATGCAAAAGGTGCAAATTATATTCCAATGCCCACAAGTTATTTTGTAGAACAATGGAGAACACAGTCTAGTCAAAAAGTGACCTGTTACATGGTCTAAATTTGTATTTGTTCAAGAAAGTTTTGTGTAACAATGTGGTTCATCATCAATAATAATCATgcctaaataaaataagatttaggaaatataagaaaaataatattcaaatggAATTTTGCAGTAGCATTCAGTTAGCACTTGGCAGATCAGGTTAAGAAAAAGACTTCATTACTTATTTGGGTACTTTAAGGTTTTACTACATCACATGTTAAGAGCCCAATGgcctgagttgtggctggaaaTTTTGAACAGACCAAGTCAATGAAATTGGTCAGCATCAATATCCTTATTTTGATTTGACTCTATTCCCATCCGTTTTGGTTAGCTAATATAAATACTCTCATTCACcctcataaataaatatcaaaccaTCTATTCTCCAAAACtatcctatatatataaacaaaaacaatgtaCCTGCACAGAATTGGCCTGTTCTCCAGCAGGTACTATGGCCGTGGCTTCAACTACAGTTCCTTCCAATCCTGAATTGGAGCTTGGCTGAGGGTGGACACTGATACCGGGAGGGCCTTCAATAGCAAGTGGACCCAAGAGATCACCAAGGAGATCTGCAGAGGGAGGTTGAGAATCTACTTTACTCAAAGTCCCATTTTCCTGGGATAATCTTTGATCTGCCTCATCCTGTTTAGAAAAGTAGGTGTCAAACTAAGAAGCAAAAAGATGAACCAATATATGGTTCAAGATGCTATAATGTTGACCAAAATGATGTAGTGAAAAAGATACACGAAGTGGAGGGATCAACTAACCGCATTGCTACTCATGCTGGGCACCTTTACAAGGCTAAGTTGGCCAACAGGTGGAGTTCCATTAGCATGACTTTGGCCTGTTACAACCAAAGCATTTGATGTTTGGGATTGCTGCTGAGCTCGTAACTTTATAGCACTTAGTTCCGCTGTATCGACTTCAGTGTCTTCAGCCTTTTTGATCAATGCAGACTGAATTTGAAAAAGAGTATAAATCCATGAGTGCTATACCATAGATTATCGAAGTGATTATGCAAATTTCAAATAAGTTGTCTCTGAATCAATATTGCAAGAAAACCTGTCGTTCAGGGAATTTAGGCATTTCGGCCAATATATCCATTAGAGCTGCACCTTTTCTACTCAATGCAAAATATTCAACAGATCTTTGCTGTATTTCGACTTCAATTGAGCTTTCATATCTAAAGATGAGCAAATGGATTAGAAGAACCTATGACATCATAAAAAACCAtagaaaaaattcataataatagAAATTGAACATTGCAGAGGTAAAATCTCACTTCTTAAATATTGTCCATATTTGATTCTGTAATTCAGGGTCTGGTGGTTGACTGTGCATCAGAATTTTAGCATATGTTGACAAAAGAATAGAAATAGTAGAAGTCCTGAAAATAAAGCACCTCTAGTAAGGTATCTAGGAAAAAATGCATTTCAACTATGAAATATATGAGGTAGGGTGTGATTCCCCTTACGATACAGTAGGAAGCTTCTCATGTATAATGCTAAATAGTTCCTTCGGACTGCATCCAGGTCGTCTTGCTAGAAGGTGTCCAAACTCTCCAAGTATATATGCACTGACCTGTTGAAGTGTATTCACATGAAACAAAATCAAGCAAATGCTATTTCATAGTTACCAAatcaagttataaattatttagtaattGTTATTCGTGAATGAATcaatataaagtaaaatattaaataaaatccaTAATAACATAAAGAAATACTTATTGACATTCTTCATACTTCGTAAGAGATTATGAAATTTCAACGTAAATGGACCACTTAGCGAAGATGTCACTGTTTTGCTCtaatatgattaaatatttCTCACACATTTTACAGTTTAGAAGCCATCATCAATAAGTGGCATTTAATAGAAATATGGTCCGTACAAATTAGTAGCATGAGTAGAAACACACAAACCTTAACCATTGTCTCATGTATAGCAGGTTTGTCAAGATATTCTCGAGCTTTTGCTGCAGCATAAGGCTGAGAAAGACAGAAAATGCCTtgtgaatgatgtgtaaaaTAGGAAGCAGTATCATAGTCACTACAAGTTTCAAACACACCTGTAAGTCTTCATTGTTTGTAACAAACTGAACCACCCGAAACCATATGTCATCGCTAACAAAATCTCCGGCCTTGTCAATTAATTGAAGAATCACGTCAACATACCTGTATAAAAGGGATGGCATGATATCAGTGTACATATTAAATCAACAATAAGTTCTGATCAAATATCAAGGGTATTTTTTGTACTGAAATATGGCGTGACAGGTCTATTGATTCCCTTCTACAGATACTGAACAATTAGATAAACAAAATCTTGCAATCCTTCACAGTTGCAGAAAATGTTGGAAATTATTGATTTTCATCTCACATTCATAAAGTATAGCATATTTTTGCCATAAAAAATTCTGATTTTGACATTAGACAGGCTGGctgatattttgaattttatagtTATATTGTCTTTTTCACAAGTAGAAATTTCATGACAAAAGAGTCAAGTGCAAAAATTGAGCACAGGTCATCCACAAAATagaagtaaaagaaaacaagctacagaaaaagatgaaagaacACATCAAAAGTTCAAAACACTAAATAAGAAACaatattattctattatttttctaGTAGGGTCTATTGCATTACCATGAAAGGTCTGGTGCAAACTTCTCAGCAAGAATAGCTGCTTTAAGTGACAATTCCTCACGCATTGCAAACTCCGCTGTGCTGAGATACTACAAAAAAGTTGGAATTGCAAACTAATCATTTTGTGTATCCAGGTAATAGCtggttcattttctttattttgtttattgttccATGAGGTTGCTGTTGGGAAGGGGGTAGGGTTTACTTTAATGAGATTTTCAAATTGCATGAATTAGTTCGGACCTAGCTCTATACCTGCAGTAGTTCTTCAACTATATCCTTTGCATTTGAAACATCACACATGCCATAAAGCAAATCTAGAGCACGCCTCCGAATACTGCTTGTAAATCAATGCAGGTAAAAATAttagatttaataaaaattgccATTGAGAACAAAGGAATTTGCTCTGTATCAACCTTGCATTTTAATGCACTTCTAAAACTTTCAAAGGGAAACTACTTTAGTAAACAGTATCAACTTTCTCTTATAAGTTgcatttttgcaaaaaaaaaaaacataaattataacCCACTTATTAACAACAcagtaaaacataaaaataaaaaccaagatcttcaaaagaaaataatcttTCTGCTCTTAAGTCGACTTAAATTTTTAACAAGGGTCAGGAGGAGTGTTGAGAGTAAATCAATGAATGGGCATCctatccttaattgccccaatTTTATACATACATGTACACTTATATGTTACCAATAAGTAAAGGCTGGGTTCtgcatgaaaataatttagtgATGATATATACAGGATCAATGATGTCAACATATAGGATAGCAAATGTAACCTGATGTCAGGATCCTTCAATGAGGTAATAATCTGAGCTTGATGTCTTTTAATGATATCTTGTACATCAGTAACCATCAACATTCTTGTCATATTCTCCTGCACCATAATAGCATATATGTTATGAACTGGGACATTGCATTAtgacaaccaccaccaccaccaagccTTCTACTATGATAATGAAATCTACTGCAGAAATTGGGCATGCAATCCTTGTCCCTCCTTCAAACAGAAATAAAAGaacaagaaaagagaaatatggATTAATCAAGTATGCCCCCCGACTTACCAAGCCAAGATATCGAATGTTTGGTTCACGGACAGCAATAAATTTTCCAAGAAGAGCCACACATTGAGACATCATCTCTTTTTCAGCATCAAGATGCATCACCTGAATATAGCAATCAGAATAGAGAGTATAACTGCTACATCTGATTGTGAGGAAAAAAATCCCTTGTATGTAAATTGGGAGAAGGGGGGAGGGAGAGAATAACACAGCCACCAAATTCACTGCTCACATCTCTATATGAAGAATCATCCATATATCAATAACAATATAGCAGCAATTAAGGACAATTACAGAACCCACCGAATGTATACCATATACAACACCACCACCAAATGCATGCAGATGTATAGATAGAAATGAAGACAGCTCAGCAAATAGGGGGTGTAAGCGGCCTGTGATCGACCCGTGAATGATCAACCCAAAAAGCATGACACTGTCATCATACTAATATTTACACATACATGACACTGTCATCTATAATGAGAAATGCAAAGAATGAAAatgttgtttttcattttcaatatagTATGGTGCAATAAACATACCAGAGCAAGAGCTTCAAAAAGAACGGCATGGGATGCATTATTTTTGTTCACATTTTTTACAACATCAGTCCCCATCAGTATCCTTTGTAAGACCTGAAATGATTAATCAAGGCTCACTAAAATttgttaactatttttttttttttggatgtgTCAATTTGATATTACAAACCTCAAACAATGACCTTCTTGCATTAGGATCTTCAATGGTAGGAAAATATTGAAGAGCCCTCATTGTTTTGACCTACATTAAGCAAAAATTGttaaacactaaaaaaggttAACTTGCTGGATAAGAAAAAATTTAGTTCAACACTTTTGGTTCTCAATAAAAGCAAGCTGTAAGAGTAGCATTCAAAAATCTTCCTAAAACCCAAGCCAATACAGAAATATatttgatgaaaagaaaaattcacaAACCTGAAGCCAGGGAGATGGGATACCGTAGTAAGTGTATTCTTGTGGGATATCCTGGTTCCTAGCAAGCCGTTCTAAAATTTTGATACACTTAGGAAGACAACTCCAATATGCCTCATGGTTGTTTGATACTAATGCAACAAGAAGACTCATAGAAGATGTCAAAACACCAAGGTCTCGTTCATCCAGAAGTTGTGCCATCCGATCCGCCCTTAAGGTAAAAAAGGACTAATAAGATGCATTTGAAGgaaaacaataaagaaaaaaagtgtataCAAGCAAAATTACATTCAAATTTACCATCCATCTACATTGACAACATCAGGATTTTTCCTGTACAGTCGCAGCAAACACAATGCGGCTTTTTTTCTAACAAGTGGTCTGCAGCTGCTCGATATCTAGATCACAAAATGCAGttaacatcaatatttttcCAATCAAGCCACCTATTTAATGCTAATGCAATAATTTCTTACCAACAACTTCTGTACATCAGGTGCTAAGGACTCAGCAAATTCTCTCCCACCAATATTTCCAACCTACAAGATAGAAGACATAACATGGTGGCAGCGACTCAAAGGAAAAGATTTGTTTTCCAAGGAAAGAAACAAAGTACCAAGACTTGTCAACTTCCATAATTTACTAAATGCACACATTAGCATCTACAAGaactttagaaaatatattcaaaGTAAGACCCTTTAATTCACATGCATGGGAACCATAATGGCAAAGAAAAGAACATAAGAGTCATCCAAATTCTAATGTGgacattttatcaatttatgatTGCAAGTCCATATTACCAAGTAAAAGTTTTTCATGACACATAATTAACAGAGGATGGTACAATGTACAAAAGACAAAGTCATCCAAATGGATAAAAATTTCCAAGACTTCTTGTTAGCACTTTTACGATACTAAGAGAAACAGGGTAGTATACATAATTCTTAAATGATTAATATGAAGAGCAAGTCTAGGAAAGGATGGCAGTTTAAGTTTTTTCCATTACCATACCATAGTCAATGCTAGACACTGGAAGGTTTCATTACGACCAATGATATCATTGCGCACTGTATTTATAGCCAACCTGAGAAAGTCATGATTTTCATTAAGCAAACTTGATGTTACAATGTACCCAACCTGCAGTCATTTATGGCAATATTAGAATTACTTCTTCACAGTCTATAGATATTTTCTCTGCTAGGTATGTAAATGAACTGAAACTGAAATACTTCACCAGAATAAAGTAATatattgagagagagagagagagagagagagagaaacaaatcATTATAAAAAGGTGTCATGAAGGAGAACAAAATACCTGTTTTTCAGGATACTTTGGGGCAGATATAAGAGAAACAGCTTCCATGTGACCAAAATCCACATCATATCCAAGCATATATATGTAAAGCATTTTCCaaacatatttctttttctcatatGGAGTCAAAGCCTAAAGATAGAACCAAAGGTAAAAAAGATATATTAGTTTACTAGTCAATAAAAGAAATTCTTGACATTGCAATCCAGGGAATCATGGATCATCAATTTCTGAAACAAAATGGTATTCAGAGCCACACATTTTTGGAAACATACAGATATGTGTGTGACTGTATGAGTTGAACCAAAGTCTCAAACACACAAATGAATTACATCTTAAATGTATGTTAATAGCTATAGCTATTCTTGAGCTAAGAAAGTGATGTGCTGCAACAATGCACATAATGTTAGTTAGTCTtatgtatattttcatgtttgatttgatttttcatgTATATTCCAGAATATTTGGATAAATATTGGAGATAGTATGAAGAAGGAGAAGTAAAGAGATTTTACTTAATCTCAAAATGTTATTCAAATCTCTAAAGTTCATATTGGAGAGAATCAAATAAACCATCTCCTTATCAGAAAATCAAGGAGCTGAAGGCCTAAGGATTAGAAGACCAAAACAGATCAGGAAAACGTGACTCCTAGatctaatttataaataaaaatagaggagATTTTGAGAGAGTAGGAGAGTTGTCAGACGGGGATCTTGCATAGAGGGAATTTGTGCTTTAGATTAGAAGAATAGAAAGTTCCAAGGGAAAAAATGCAATCAAGAATGGTGTaactttaaagttttattttttttcttccatatttATGATGAATAATTTTCTGCTGGCATGAAGGCAGCTTGGTTTGAATGATGATTTATTTGGATTCCTACTGAGTGTTAAAGTTATTGATTCTGAATTGACCATTTATAATCTTGATTGAGTGGGGTTGCGTAGGAAACTGGATAATTTGTACATGACTTAGAGTCTTAGACCATGTGAAAAATGccataatcattaattttctaGGAATAGTGGTGAGCGGGATTTATTGTGAGTCACTGAGACTCTATAAATCATCAatgtcttttttcttcttaaaattcaAGTTCCGGAATTAATTGGGTTTTAGGAACTAAAGAGGATTGATGCAGCAAAAAAATGAGTATTAGTTAATCAAGGGAATCTGTCCATAAATTGATATATTAGGTCTTAGTTAAAACTGGAATACTAAATACTAgttgaaaaaaacaaatgaaattggATCCCTAATGTATTCAATATTGCACGCTTACTAATACTCTCTAACTTACGACCATGGAgcattttgcattttcattataGCTTTTCAGTATTTAATTCATGCTTTGTATTTCAATTTCttccatataaaaataaagccaAGTGTAGTAAGTAATTAGTTATAATCCTTGTGGAGACAAATCTAGACTAATCCACATACCATATTATTACTTGATTTCATACACTGCCAAATTTTATCTGTCAGAATGCAAGGCCAAGGCCATATACAGAACATACTGAAATTTACTCAGGAATATAGATGCATCTTTAGAAGGTATAAAACACAATGTTGTCTGAACACAAATATCTCAGGGAACCATTTTCctaagggattttttttttctttttgttttatgtaTCATTATATAGCTTCCAATGCATTCTTTGCACTGGAAGCAGTATGGCCACCGGAAGTAAGGTCAGAAAGAAATTATgctatttttaacatatttaatcTACCGAATCTGTTCAAACTGAAAAGGAGTTGCCTTCTATTACATAAATATCTACTCGTGAGCTGTTAAATCAATTGATACCAGCTGCCATTCTACGTTATCTTCAATATCGCAGCCAAAGGGACACTAGAACTAGAAGTGAACAGAACAGAATAATTGAAAGCTCAACCAATAACGGATACCAAACTGTACAGAACACTCTATATCCTCTGAAATTTTAGCTCATTGCTGTTTTTTCCACAAACTCATCAACACACAAGTTATCATGAGAACCTTCGCTTTTTACGCAGTAGTAAACCAGTGCAAATCCAAGGTCACGCATCACAAACCCGCTCAAGTCCTACTCATTTCAACATTCAAGGCCCG
The nucleotide sequence above comes from Glycine soja cultivar W05 chromosome 11, ASM419377v2, whole genome shotgun sequence. Encoded proteins:
- the LOC114375283 gene encoding AP-2 complex subunit alpha-1-like: MAMSGMRGLSVFISDIRNCQNKEQERLRVDKELGNIRTRFKNEKALTPYEKKKYVWKMLYIYMLGYDVDFGHMEAVSLISAPKYPEKQVGYIVTSSLLNENHDFLRLAINTVRNDIIGRNETFQCLALTMVGNIGGREFAESLAPDVQKLLISSSCRPLVRKKAALCLLRLYRKNPDVVNVDGWADRMAQLLDERDLGVLTSSMSLLVALVSNNHEAYWSCLPKCIKILERLARNQDIPQEYTYYGIPSPWLQVKTMRALQYFPTIEDPNARRSLFEVLQRILMGTDVVKNVNKNNASHAVLFEALALVMHLDAEKEMMSQCVALLGKFIAVREPNIRYLGLENMTRMLMVTDVQDIIKRHQAQIITSLKDPDISIRRRALDLLYGMCDVSNAKDIVEELLQYLSTAEFAMREELSLKAAILAEKFAPDLSWYVDVILQLIDKAGDFVSDDIWFRVVQFVTNNEDLQPYAAAKAREYLDKPAIHETMVKVSAYILGEFGHLLARRPGCSPKELFSIIHEKLPTVSTSTISILLSTYAKILMHSQPPDPELQNQIWTIFKKYESSIEVEIQQRSVEYFALSRKGAALMDILAEMPKFPERQSALIKKAEDTEVDTAELSAIKLRAQQQSQTSNALVVTGQSHANGTPPVGQLSLVKVPSMSSNADEADQRLSQENGTLSKVDSQPPSADLLGDLLGPLAIEGPPGISVHPQPSSNSGLEGTVVEATAIVPAGEQANSVQPIGNIAERFHALCMKDSGVLYEDPYIQIGIKAEWRAHQGHLVLFLGNKNTSPLVSVQALILHPTHLKMELSLVPETIPPRAQVQCPLEVINLHPSRDVAVLDFSYKFGNNMVNVKLRLPAVLNKFLQPITISAEEFFPQWRSLPGPPLKLQEVVRGVRPLPLLEMANLFNSFHLTVCPGLDPNPNNLVASTTFYSESTRAMLCLARIETDPADRTQLRMTVASGDPTLTFELKEFIKDQLVSIPTAATHVPTQPAPTSPPVAQPGSAPTALTDPGAMLAALL